Proteins from one Clostridium cellulovorans 743B genomic window:
- a CDS encoding 2-keto-3-deoxygluconate permease, with the protein MKKVPGGLMVIPLFIGIAINTCFPYVLDIGGFTTELFKKGAQPLIGLLLCCMGSQICIKSSKLSVAKGGVYVISKFVVGFIIAIAVGKIWGREGVFGITPMVLMSAFSSINIGLYASLTDQFGDKDDVAAGALIALTGGAFFTMVALGTSGLADIPILSMIAVIVPVIVGFILGNLDNDMRKFLGSGQNLLIPFYAFSLGANMKFSDIIKAGFSGVVISIAVVIITGFIGYFLSGIFGPKKAVGASIGNTAGNQLATPLAIVAADSTLEPYLVLATAQIGTAIIITSILCPLLVRYLDKNNRKIEKVF; encoded by the coding sequence ATGAAAAAAGTACCAGGTGGGTTAATGGTAATTCCTTTGTTTATTGGAATTGCTATCAATACGTGTTTTCCTTATGTATTGGATATAGGTGGGTTTACCACGGAATTATTTAAAAAAGGTGCCCAACCATTAATTGGTTTGCTTTTATGTTGTATGGGTTCACAAATATGTATTAAAAGTTCAAAACTTTCAGTAGCAAAGGGAGGAGTTTATGTTATTAGTAAATTTGTGGTGGGTTTTATTATAGCTATAGCAGTGGGTAAGATATGGGGGAGAGAAGGTGTTTTTGGGATAACCCCTATGGTTTTGATGTCTGCATTTTCAAGTATTAATATAGGGTTATATGCATCACTTACTGATCAATTTGGAGATAAAGATGATGTTGCAGCAGGAGCATTAATAGCATTAACTGGAGGAGCATTCTTTACAATGGTAGCTCTTGGAACAAGTGGGCTCGCAGATATCCCTATATTGTCAATGATAGCTGTAATTGTTCCAGTTATAGTCGGGTTTATTCTCGGAAATCTGGATAATGATATGAGAAAATTTCTAGGTTCTGGACAAAATCTATTGATTCCATTCTATGCTTTTTCATTAGGTGCTAATATGAAATTCAGTGATATAATAAAAGCGGGTTTTTCAGGCGTAGTGATAAGTATTGCTGTAGTTATAATTACAGGTTTTATAGGCTATTTCTTAAGTGGTATTTTCGGACCCAAAAAAGCTGTTGGAGCTAGTATAGGAAATACTGCAGGAAATCAACTAGCTACTCCTCTTGCAATAGTGGCTGCTGATTCAACTTTAGAACCTTATTTAGTTCTTGCTACTGCTCAAATAGGGACAGCAATAATAATAACATCGATATTATGTCCTCTATTGGTTAGATATTTAGATAAGAATAATAGAAAAATTGAAAAGGTTTTTTAA
- a CDS encoding PAS domain-containing sensor histidine kinase: protein MKYVLKRVIEKPFIYCENNLIINVNNEFVKLTGYSKEELIGKSLIELSDLLKIYSKICFENIKNEYYIFTKEYLAREVIISCINSKDENEKIYYFKEIRNSRIEKRLPYILQFTNDNVAGVAIFSMPEGILLRANEKYIKFWCDKKTEYENILGKPLEKILSGFNGSNLEKVIKEIFRTGKSFYSAGGNNEYLKKDDSCYDISLLPVRISGKDKYLVHTTCDITENVLHSELIEEQEEELKAIIENMSDGLHIIDKDYNLSLINSSAKNSFYKHGSIKTLEDVLEHTKYFDSDGIPLTLDNFPEVNVLMGERLKEYRITSNRPDGVFHFNVSGSPVYDKNGNVVKAIMCTRDVTERVKKDELIRMNKEQLESIIENMSDALVLFDKDGNITKVNKSARKSVFRFAEGKKMNDHFNHAKIYDMNFKEILKENSAISRILKGEKLSRYQTIVQVGDNLTYTEANGNPIYDKKSNFVGGVLVVYDITDRIKSEQTLLLKTQYNLLSRIIEDLDVGFARFSYPDFRIIDFNQKYFNQLKLINPKLDSPASMKGKDPFGIFIFDEKSEVLQNIQNLIEKRGDSYVTNRKFIMDGEERFFRIIRQPLFGLNNQVIEVIQIAIDITEEVTAKNKMEETLRMQEEIFSNISHELKTPLNVIFSTNQLMELYFKNNCIEGNKEKVSKSINIIKQNCYRFTKLINNIVDVSKIDSGFFELNLSNENIVNITEDIVQSISEYIEGKGLSIIFDTNVEEKTIACDPDKIERIILNLVSNAIKFSNPEGQILVNVFDKGEFVEIIVEDTGIGIESKHLNNIFERFHQVDKSLSRNAEGSGIGLSLVKSIVEMHGGSISVKSQVNKGSTFKVVLPGVIVEETKKLEKSTGMNNKIEMINIEFSDIYLR from the coding sequence GTGAAATACGTTTTGAAGAGGGTTATAGAAAAGCCATTTATATATTGTGAAAATAACTTAATTATCAATGTTAATAATGAGTTTGTTAAATTGACTGGATATTCAAAAGAGGAACTTATTGGAAAATCATTAATTGAATTAAGTGATTTATTGAAAATTTATTCGAAAATTTGTTTTGAAAATATAAAAAATGAATATTATATATTCACAAAGGAATATTTAGCAAGAGAAGTTATCATATCCTGCATTAATTCAAAAGACGAGAATGAAAAAATATATTATTTTAAAGAGATACGGAATTCTAGGATTGAAAAAAGACTGCCATATATATTACAATTCACAAATGATAATGTAGCTGGAGTAGCAATTTTCTCAATGCCAGAAGGCATTCTTTTAAGAGCAAATGAAAAATACATTAAATTTTGGTGTGATAAAAAAACAGAATATGAAAATATATTAGGGAAACCATTAGAAAAAATACTTTCTGGTTTCAATGGAAGTAATTTGGAGAAGGTAATTAAGGAGATTTTTAGAACTGGAAAGTCTTTTTACTCAGCTGGTGGCAATAATGAATACTTGAAAAAAGATGATTCCTGCTACGATATATCATTACTCCCTGTAAGGATTTCGGGGAAAGATAAGTACTTAGTTCATACTACTTGTGATATAACTGAAAATGTTTTACATAGTGAGCTTATAGAGGAACAAGAAGAAGAACTTAAGGCTATTATAGAAAATATGTCGGATGGTCTACATATTATTGATAAAGACTATAATTTATCTTTAATAAATAGTAGTGCAAAGAACTCTTTTTATAAACATGGCTCTATCAAAACTTTGGAAGATGTTCTAGAACATACAAAATATTTTGATTCAGATGGTATCCCATTAACTCTTGACAATTTTCCAGAAGTTAATGTGTTAATGGGGGAAAGATTAAAAGAATATAGGATTACATCAAATAGACCAGATGGAGTATTTCACTTTAATGTTAGTGGAAGCCCTGTATATGATAAAAATGGTAATGTAGTAAAGGCGATTATGTGTACTCGTGATGTGACAGAGAGAGTTAAAAAAGATGAATTAATTAGAATGAATAAAGAACAATTAGAATCAATCATAGAAAATATGTCTGATGCTCTTGTTCTTTTTGACAAGGATGGGAATATAACTAAAGTTAACAAGTCTGCAAGAAAATCTGTTTTTAGATTTGCAGAGGGTAAGAAAATGAATGACCATTTCAATCATGCTAAAATATATGACATGAATTTTAAGGAAATCCTAAAGGAAAATTCAGCTATCTCAAGGATATTGAAAGGTGAGAAATTGTCAAGGTATCAAACCATTGTACAAGTTGGAGATAATTTAACTTATACTGAGGCTAATGGTAATCCAATATATGATAAGAAAAGTAATTTTGTTGGTGGGGTACTAGTAGTATATGATATCACTGATAGGATAAAAAGTGAACAAACGTTACTGTTAAAGACTCAATATAATTTGTTAAGTAGAATTATTGAAGATTTAGATGTTGGATTCGCGAGATTTTCTTATCCAGATTTTAGAATAATAGATTTTAATCAAAAGTATTTTAATCAGTTAAAACTTATTAATCCCAAGTTAGATTCCCCAGCATCTATGAAAGGCAAAGATCCTTTTGGCATTTTTATTTTTGATGAAAAATCAGAAGTGTTGCAAAATATCCAAAACTTGATAGAAAAACGTGGCGATTCTTATGTGACTAATAGGAAATTTATTATGGATGGAGAAGAACGGTTTTTTAGAATTATTAGACAGCCTTTATTTGGACTAAATAATCAAGTAATTGAAGTAATTCAAATAGCTATAGATATTACAGAAGAAGTCACTGCTAAAAATAAGATGGAAGAAACCCTTAGAATGCAAGAAGAGATTTTTTCGAATATATCTCATGAACTCAAAACTCCTCTTAATGTGATTTTTAGTACAAACCAATTAATGGAGCTATATTTTAAAAATAATTGCATTGAGGGAAATAAGGAGAAAGTTTCAAAAAGTATTAATATTATTAAGCAGAATTGCTATAGATTTACGAAACTTATTAATAATATAGTAGATGTTTCAAAAATAGATTCAGGCTTTTTTGAATTAAATTTATCTAATGAAAATATCGTTAATATAACTGAAGATATTGTTCAATCAATATCAGAATATATAGAAGGAAAAGGCTTAAGCATTATCTTTGATACAAATGTTGAGGAAAAAACTATTGCATGTGACCCTGATAAAATTGAAAGAATTATTTTAAATCTTGTCTCAAATGCTATTAAGTTTTCCAATCCTGAAGGACAGATACTTGTAAATGTCTTTGACAAAGGGGAATTTGTAGAGATTATTGTAGAAGATACTGGAATAGGGATTGAGAGTAAACACCTAAATAATATTTTTGAAAGATTTCATCAAGTTGATAAATCACTTTCAAGAAATGCTGAGGGAAGCGGTATAGGATTATCATTGGTAAAGTCAATTGTTGAAATGCACGGTGGAAGTATCAGTGTTAAAAGTCAAGTGAATAAAGGGAGTACTTTTAAGGTCGTACTTCCAGGAGTAATAGTAGAAGAGACAAAAAAATTAGAAAAAAGTACTGGTATGAACAATAAAATTGAGATGATAAATATAGAGTTTTCTGATATTTATTTAAGATAA